One region of Anthonomus grandis grandis chromosome 22, icAntGran1.3, whole genome shotgun sequence genomic DNA includes:
- the LOC126748245 gene encoding prolyl 3-hydroxylase OGFOD1, translated as MNKRHEKRQHSCCKEEEKNISESEDEEYLEEEEEIPYFENSSESEPEIECDEWDLDSQILSITSSNLKNIKGCHLMATCQNDPNLIPKKKLKLQLTFNTKLTESSMMKILQTHFKQNLPMTNGSVTLLTNPFKVFIINNLINTETVLKELRLELYDLYFNLRNMDLYEFFQSKDLQYLKNSKHIENIYEFLRTDIMNWISDITDYKLTHMSATCSLYTNTDYLLIHDDQREDRMVAFILYLVDDFQFAKNDGGALQLFSKDEYGQPKEVVNELLPTNNRLIIFPVTYDSYHQVAEVTSLNKYRLSINGWFHTKKPPVFTTPLYVTPSEGLYSQNYLHSKAVDINLESWINDEYLDPKAIRLIQKHVEENSEISLRNFFKKESFQEVSENLQQNEIIWKKTSPINRYNYEVAGISQLPHTIERFISLFQSSQMFKLLQQYTDLELGNNKAVMKFELQRWRPGNYALLTEEYDWKIKNELDLIMYFGCKTPTDVIGARTHYVTIEDEVQNALITIEPQDNNLNIVYRDSARFTKYFSKQSKCHCFYMLICSYSE; from the exons atgaacaaacgacatgaaaaaa GGCAACACTCCTGTTGTAAAGAGGAAGAGAAAAATATCAGTGAAAGTGAAGATGAGGAATatttagaagaagaagaagaaattccatattttgaaaattcctcTGAAAGTGAACCTGAAATTGAATGTGATGAATGGGATCTTGACTCTCAGATATTATCTATTACttcaagcaatttaaaaaatattaaagggt gtcatttaATGGCTACCTGTCAAAATGATCCCAATctcatacctaaaaaaaaattaaaattacaactaACTTTTAATACAAAGCTTACCGAATCTTCTATGATGAAAATTTTACAAACTCATTTTAAGCAAAACTTGCCAATGACAAATGGAAGTGTCACATTGCTTACAAatccttttaaagttttcaTCATAAATAATTTGATCAATACAGAGACAGTATTGAAGGAGCTAAGATTGGAATTATatgatttgtattttaatttgagAAATATGGATCTATATGAATTTTTTCAATCTAAGGACctacagtatttaaaaaattctaaacatattgaaaatatttatgaatttttgagAACTGACATTATGAATTGG atctCAGATATAACAGATTATAAACTCACTCACATGTCAGCAACTTGTAGTTTATACACTAACACTGATTACCTTTTGATACATGATGACCAAAGAGAAGATAGAATGGTAGCATTTATTTTGTATCTGGTAGATGATTTCCAGTTTGCCAAAAATGATGGTGGTGCCCTGCAGCTTTTTTCAAAAGATGAATATGGGCAACCCAAGGAGGTTGTTAATGAACTTTTACCAACTAATAATCGGTTAATCATATTTCCTGTTACTTATGATTCTTATCATCAAGTTGCAGAAGTAACTAGCCTAAATAAATACAGATTATCAATAAATGGATGGTTTCATACTAAAAAGCCACCAGTATTCACTACACCTTTATATGTTACTCCATCAGAAGGTTTATACAgccaaaattatttacattctaAAGCTGTTgatattaatttggaatcaTGGATCAATGATGAATATTTAGATCCCAAAGCTATTAGATTGATTCAGAAACATGTAGAGGAAAACTCTGAGATTTCAttgagaaatttttttaaaaaagaatcattCCAGGAagtttcagaaaatttacaacaaaatg aaataatttggaaaaaaaccaGTCCAATTAACAGATACAATTATGAAGTAGCAGGGATTTCACAACTACCACATACAATTGAACGATTTATAAGCTTATTTCAGTCCAGTCAGATGTTCAAATTGCTTCAGCAATACACTGATTTAGAACTGGGCAATAATAAGGCAGTCATGAAATTTGAGTTGCAAAGATGGAGACCTGGAAATTATGCG ctattAACGGAAGAATAcgactggaaaataaaaaacgagCTAGATCTTATAATGTATTTTGGATGCAAAACTCCAACTGATGTTATAGGGGCAAGAACCCACTATGTGACGATAGAAGACGAAGTTCAAAACGCACTCATAACAATCGAACCGCaagacaataatttaaatattgtatatagaGATAGTGCTAGATTTACCAAATACTTTAGCAAGCAGAGTAAATGTCATTGCTTTTATATGTTAATTTGTTCTTATTCAGAATAA
- the LOC126748247 gene encoding transcription factor cwo isoform X3, whose amino-acid sequence MSHRIIEKRRRDRMNNCLADLSRLIPTEYLKKGRGRIEKTEIIEMAIKHMKHLQSQDKGSPLEHYRLGYQECMSETMRFMVEVEGHFPREPVCVRLLNHLQKHCEQISKGPNAFPTSPVMDQVPSYPTVQMNSLKNINISPPQQKVNNQFTIPKTEPENSNSNGFVTQSQKSDEFEKDIANNAISYKYKTNIKLRFNQDLSAHEVPKRQKIIGGRRNSVTSFENQSSNHSSPPSSEPCTRIFDTENAMNRQTPPDIHQGHKADPPHSDSIQRLSPTLSSQTALSESNFNVPIFVLHTKGSYYIPLTIDYKTLRPYLQNYDIIESVQMQNIVLHPVTINVNFVNPNFNNGDHPRNNSNKYKYEYNNNWN is encoded by the exons ATGTCGCACCGTATAATTGAAAAACGAAGAAGAGACAGAATGAACAATTGTCTTGCAGATTTGTCACGTCTGATTCCGACtgaatatctaaaaaaaggTAGAGGGAGGAttgaaaaaaccgaaattatcgAAATGGCAATTAAGCACATGAAGCATTTACAATCGCAAGATAAAGGCAGCCCTCTAGAACATTATCG gtTGGGTTACCAAGAATGTATGTCGGAAACAATGCGATTTATGGTTGAGGTTGAAGGTCATTTTCCAAGAGAACCAGTCTGCGTACGCCTGTTAAATCATTTACAAAAACACTGCGAGCAAATTTCGAAAGGCCCTAATGCGTTTCCTACCTCTCCCGTCATGGATCAAGTCCCGAGTTATCCGACAGTACAGATGAActcgttaaaaaatataaatattagccCACCACAACAGAAAGTGAATAATCAATTTACTATACCGAAAACAGAACCCGAGAATAGTAACAGCAACGGATTTGTGACACAATCGCAAAAAAGTGACGAGTTTGAAAAGGATATTGCCAATAACGCCATATCTTACAAGTACaagacaaatattaaattacggTTTAATCAGGATCTTAGTGCTCATGAAGTACCTAAGAGGCAAAAGATAATCGGTGGACGTCGAAATTCGGTTACCAGTTTTGAAAATCAGAg ttcaAACCACAGCTCGCCTCCAAGTAGCGAGCCATGTACTAGAATATTCGACACTGAGAATGCGATGAATAGACAAACTCCGCCTGACATTCATCAAGGTCACAAAGCGGATCCGCCCCACAGCGACTCAATTCAACGATTGTCACCCACACTCTCATCCCAAACTGCTTTATCGGAGAGCAACTTCAACGTACCGATATTTGTGCTGCATACCAAAGGATCCTACTATATACCTTTAACAATAGATTATAAGACGTTACGCCCTTATTTGCAAAACTATGATATCATAGAATCCGTACAAATGCAAAATATTGTTTTGCATCCTGTTACTATTAACGTCAATTTTGTTaatcctaattttaataatggcGATCACCCTAGAAACAACAGTAACAAGTACAAATATGAGTATAACAATAACTGGAATTAA